aaaaaaatgatcttttcaaaattattttaaatacacTTGAAGAggtaaaactaatatttttaggattaataaaattaatattttacattaATCGAGTCGGATAAAAGTtttgtttcataaaattgaaCTGTGAGACAGActtaccacattttaaaaaaaaattattgttctagcgaaaaatcaaaagaaagaaGTCACttatcacaaaattaactcCAATAATGTGTGATATCCTATATAttcaattttctaaaaaaaattaatgtcgtgatttataacaaaaaattataaatataaatgtcTTCGAAATATGTGACATACACTATAAGTTAcattagtttaaataattagtgGTAAAGTACTTTGATATTAGAATGTGTTATTCTATTTAAATTTGGGTCTCAAATTTGTGGATATGGGAAAATTAAGCTGTTGGTAGAATTTGGGAAatgatatataaataatttatatcagttttttggaaaaaaattaataatttataatgtcTACTATGTATAAGAACAAAAAATGGTCATGCTTATAAGTTATGAACGGCCGTTCTTCAAGTTTCTTTAGACCATCTCGAAGACTCCGACAACGTTGTCCATTATCCATATATTTGTTCTTACTCTGCTCTCGAGGTTTATCTTCACTTATCAAGAGAAGAGCATTCAGGGGTGATTTGAGGGGTATTCGTTGCACCAGAAATTACACATCTATTCTTTGCGGATGACACCAAGCAGATCCAATGAAAACTGAGTATTTCGATATATTTTGGGAAAATATGAAGTAGGATCAGGACAGCTTATCAACATTCAAAAATCAAGCACCACTTTTAGTCCCAACACAAATCAAACCACGAAAAATCAATTATTCTCTTCTTTTGGAATGCGCCGTAATGAGATTTATGATGTTACTTGGGACTTCCATCTTTCATAGGTCGGAACAAACAACTCATGTTTGATGGAATTCGTGAAAAAATGTGGCGTGAGTTGCAAACCTGGAAAAGTAAAATGCTTTCTGCGGGAGGTAGAAAAGTTTTTATCAAGAAAGTTGCGCAAGCCAGCCCATCCTATACCACGAGCTTATTACAATTACCAAATACTCTCTGCCAAAAGTTGCGTGCGATGATTGTCAAGTTCTGGTGGGGCGCAACAGGGGATGAAAAGAAGATACATTGGAGAAAGCAGAAGTTATTATGTCACCCTAATTCTCAAGGCAATATGGGTTTTCGGGATTTAATATCTTTCAACCAAGCTCTGTTGGCCAAACAAGTAAGGCGAATATTGACAAATCCAAACTCACTGTCCGGTTTTTTATATGAAAGGATGTACTTCTCAGCAGGCAATTTCTGGAATGCACGGTTGGGTCACAATCCATTTTTTGTTCAGAGAAGTATATATGTGGGGAAGAGAGCTGCTGCGAAAAGACATATGATGGAGAATAGCTAACGGTTCAGTGGTTTCTCATGTATTCAATGATCTGTGGCTGTTAAAACCAAAGCTTTTCAAATCCATTACAATTCCCAATCCACCCCAATTACATCTAAAAGTCGGTGAGTTGTTGCATTCTAGGGGGGATGGGATGGGATGGGAGTATGGTAAACAATATATTATGGGATATGGAATGGACAGAAGTGGAACAAATGCCAGTTGGTTTTGGCCAGGGCTATGATAGATTAATCTAGCATTATACATCTAATGGTGAGTACTCTGTAAAGTCCAGATACTACCTAGCCCAAGAAATTGATGTCTCAACAAGTAATGGATTGTATTGTGGATTCACCAAAGTTCTGCGGAAGATGTGAAATCTCAAGACCAACAAGATAAAATACCACTTCTGGCGTCTAATTTTCAATGCTCTACTGGTTAgaacaaatctgatatcaagaGGGATTATGGTGGATGAGATGTGTCCTAGATATGCTTCACAGTCGGAAGATATCTCTCACGCTTTTTGGTCATGCAGATTTGTccgcaaattttggaaaatacaTATTTATGGCACGTACTGAGAGGTTTCTCATTTGGATTTTTTGGTGACTTGTTCAACTGGATTGTTGACAATGGCAGCCTAAGGAATTTGGGAAATCATATTTTGATTTGTTGGAGTTTGTGGATCCAAAGAAACCAGCTGATCTTCCATGAAACTGCTCGGGCTCCAGAAGATGCTTTGGTGTGAGCTAATAGAACAAGAGAGATATTCAGACTCAGTCATCATAATCCCATTCACACAAGGAAAGACATGATGTTTTCTTGGCAACCAACACCCCCCTAGGTGTCTTGGTTAAATGTCGATGATGTTATTTTTGTGTCTAAAGATCGTTTTGAGATTGGCATTGTGGACAGAGACAAGAATGGGCATCTCCTTCTTGCTGGAGGCCATATTTTGGAAGGCGGATTTCCGTCTTACATGGTAAAAATGATAGCTATTCACAAGGGGCTTTTGGTGGCCAAAAACCATGGTTGGTCATGCTGGATTTTGGAGTCTGATGATCTTAAGGCAATCTAATCAATTTCGAATCGCGATCCCTTTTTCGAGGAAGACAATATTGTGGAAGCCATCCGCCTGATCTGTGCGAACACACCTCGAGTTTCGATTCAACATTGCTCTCGAGACGTCAACCAAGTCGCCCATGAACTTGCTCGTATTAGTTTTCTTAATGGCAGTAATGTTTTATTTAAGAATGCAATTTCTATGTGTATATCAAGACGGTTATACGCTTTGATTTGTTAATGGGTTAATGCAAGCTCTTTATCATTCAAAAAATAACTTTATAATATTTAGTGATGTTTATAATAATATactgaaaatatatttattaataattatgaaattacaGATATTCGATAATATATTTCGACTTGGACTTCTATATATTTACATACTTCTCagtttgataatatttttttatataaatatcagtaatataaatttgaaatgtaaatttaatgatttattaaatttaaaaaaaatttatttgtatcaaataaaatttagaaagTATATTAAATTTTTCCGGGTCCAATATGGGTTTATGGGATGGGGTAGGACGAGTATGAAGTGAGATGAGACAGCTCTTGAGTTTGTCTAAACCCGTGCCAAACATATTCCCATCGTCATCCCTAATATCGATACGTGATTTTAGAGTCTGGTATTCTTAACTGACAGTTATAATCATGTAACTATGTTATGACAATCAATTTattgtctttttttttcaacattATGTAATTAAATGACTAATATCAATGTTAAACCtccaaattataaaaaaaaatctaacaaaAATATTAGTCACTGTAGAGGTGCGATAATTATCCATGTTAGGTAGAACGATTGAACTATGTCGCTTAGACTGCtatgtgatttaaaatatttgagttgcatcattatCACCAACTATAGTTTTCGGTAAAGCGGCAAGACTCGATCTCACAATTGCTATCACAACCAAAGTCATGGGTTATATTCACATTGACTGCAAGGAGTACAATTATTGAGAGGAAGATCGTTGAAGTGTAATAATTGTCTTTGCTAAGTAAAACGATCGAACCATGACACTTGGACTGCTAtacaattcaaaatatttgagttgcatcattaccacccgctataatttttggtaaaataacAATCGTTCGATCTTATGTGTATTTAATAACGTGATTTGGATGataatgaaacaaaaattgacaATCAAAACATAATTACGTAACAATATCACTAAAAATATCAAACCAGTATGCATATGTAatcaaaattgttattttgatgaatattttgtttCACTAAAATGTCACTTTCAGCCCATCTTTTCTAGGTCCAATTAATTCAACAGACAACCACAATTCATGTTTGTGGTCTAACGAGCCCATTTGTTCCTtcttgtacatacatacatacatactatACTATGATGTCTGGAATTGAACCAACCAatcaatattctttttttttcttttttcttttttcccgcTTTCATTGTCAAACGGTATTTTAAAGCTATAGTCAAAATCGGAAAAGGCTTGTACAATCTTTTATGTaaaattaatagaattttttttaatcaaacgTGCGTATTTGTCCTTTTTATCAGGGTTTTTTactttcgaatttttttttaaaaacaggGTTAtgaagataatttattttacaagctCTGCTATGATTCAACCTACCGCCTAATAAATAAAAGCCTAAATGCCTCGAGACATTCATGcgttttattataaaatacaaatttatgtctaaatattatttttttatgagagcACCTTTAAGAACACTGTAGTTATCCCATTTACTAGTGGTTATATATTTTacttttcatttcatttcatttttaagaCGTTTGATTTCAgtatatcattaattttatacAGACGGACGCGATAGGAGCAAAGAAAgacaatttttattatataaaaatatgttaacttttaaaaaaattaatgcttTTTTTTATGAAACATTATTATCAAAGGATCTACAAATCTCTGTTTATAAACGATTAGAGATACAAATGTATCTTATACCAAAAAACAAAGTTCTAGCGAGAGAGAATACTTCTTTGAGCCAATTCGTGTACCACATGATTGGCACTACGAGGACAGCGCTTTATCAAAGCATTCTCCATATTCGAGTTTAGATTGGTGATGTAATCTATCACAGGAGCTTCCATTGAACAATGATGGAATTGATTTATTGCTTGGATGGCTATAAAGCCATCTGATTCAATAATAATCTTGTCTCAGCCCATTCCTATGGCACTCAAAAAATCGAACTTAATGGCAATTAACTTAGCCATACGAGGAGTAAAGCTGCCTTGAAGAGTCTGTCTTTCAGCAAATACCATTGCTCCATAACTATTCCTTCCACAATTCTGACTCCAATGTAATCCAAACTAGCAATAAGAGATGCATCAACATTCACTTTGATTACTCCTTGAGGTGGTGGTTGCCAACATTGAGTTCCATCCGGTTGTAACCAATATTAAGCGCTGGTTAAGAACATAATCGACATAAATcaccttctttttttttttactctggCAAGCACTTCAGTTGGTTTTTTTTACTTGGAACACATGAAAGTTTCTTGCGTTCCAAACTGTATCGTTGTGCCATTGTTCATCATCCAGTGAAATAGATCCCCCAACCAAGGGCGGAgggacatatatatatatatacccgggctggtccaattttttttaaaaaaaatttatatataaattttgtataattttggaataatatgatattagtccgtgtagatcaatttaaaatattaaaagattattgagtttaaaattctagcccaGGCAGAGCCGTATTTGTATTTCTGGCTCTGCCTCCTCTTTTGAACCTATTCAATAAAGACTATAAAACAAATTCTTTCCATACTTTTTTTGCGAAATCACAGTACcagaaaatatgaaaagtgtCTTCTTTGTAAAACTCATAGGATGAGCATTGTTGGTCTTCAAGGACTCTTCTTGTATACAGATTTGCACGAGTTGGGCGAGCATTGAAAAAACATACGCCATACATGAATCTGTATTCTCCTTTGGACATTGCGATCGAGATGGTGTTCTGATCTTAATGTAAACTCCCCTTTTAAATCATAGTTTTATACCAAAATCTCATTATTTTGAGTTCTACGTAACGGAATACGTTTAAGCTATGCATGATCAATTTCCGATGACAGAATTATTCACTTTGTTCCAATCTCATTCTCCAGACTCATTTAACAAATCTGACACTATTAAAAACATTAATGttggaaaaaatatttcttatatatatatatatatattatattattataagaataagaattgtatgatattttttgtgTAGCAACTTGTACATACAACTAATGAAAGAACGTGGATGCATCGTGAATAATCATCATTGAGTTTTATTATTAATTGTTCTACCAAACTCTGTCaactctatttatttatttattttaaaaatttataccGTAACCCTATGTGATGCAGGTGCCATTGGTGGAGGAGAATATATATATCACTACATTGTTTTTTTATATGCTTATTTTgctaatttattatattgtattattatgatagttgagatatcatcaaaggaaaataaaatatttgatcatttttatgtaaatctaatgaattttttttatattcgaTATATATTAtcagttatttttaaaatactgtTTGTGTGATTAAAAAACaagactaaaatatttttaaaaacactaTTTATTGATCTATAAATAACAATATAGTAGTTTGTGAAATACTTAgaataaattcattttttttttgtaatcttgtatatatatatatgtgtgtgtgtataaattAGTTTTCCATGTACAAAATTCCATTTTTTAAGGAAttagataaatttttaaattttggaaatgTTATCGTTCTGTGATAAAATGAcgtagaaatatatattttttcacgagagaatatgaaaaaaaatccgTGAAACTGACCAATCTCATCTCAATGTtgttataacaaaataatatttttttctaattttttcgTTAGTATGTtagttataataaatttttttcttattttaaaattttaatatattttattttataataatttagtcaaaaattcaaaatgctaCCCAATCATTCAGTAACTGAAGGCGATAATCGAAGCACGATGTACAAAATACATGCAATTTTAGGCAAAAACAAAATTACACTCCAAATTAACTGCTCCCTCCGTCTCNNNNNNNNNNNNNNNNNNNNNNNNNNNNNNNNNNNNNNNNNNNNNNNNNNNNNNNNNNNNNNNNNNNNNNNNNNNNNNNNNNNNNNNNNNNNNNNNNNNNNNNNNNNNNNNNNNNNNNNNNNNNNNNNNNNNNNNNNNNNNNNNNNNNNNNNNNNNNNNNNNNNNNNNNNNNNNNNNNNNNNNNNNNNNNNNNNNNNNNNNNNNNNNNNNNNNNNNNNNNNNNNNNNNNNNNNNNNNNNNNNNNNNNNNNNNNNNNNNNNNNNNNNNNNNNNNNNNNNNNNNNNNNNNNNNNNNNNNNNNNNNNNNNNNNNNNNNNNNNNNNNNNNNNNNNNNNNNNNNNNNNNNNNNNNNNNNNNNNNNNNNNNNNNNNNNNNNNNNNNNNNNNNNNNNNNNNNNNNNNNNNNNNNNNNNNGGTATTTGTGTTTAGTCTGGAGATGTGATTGAAATTCTTGAAAGTTTGCATTTTGTGTTTGTTCTGAAGATGTGATCGAAAGGCTTAATTTGTTGAGAGGCAGAGGCATTGCCTCAATTTATTCCTGGTCTTGCAAGAGGTAAAGTGGATCCATTGACCTTTTGTCGTTTGATTTGGACTTCGCATTTATTTGACTTTAGGAGCGCGTGCTAAGATCTTCTAGTGTAAATTTGTGAATGCAGGAGTTATAAGAATGGTTTTGTGTGGCATGATCTCTGCGCTGATGATCTAATCCTTCCTGCTCACGGGAATGAATATGTTCTCAAGGGCTCAGAGTTCTTTGAAGAATCCAATTCTGGTATGCGGGATTTTTGGTTCAAGCATTATATGCAAGCCTTTTAGTACAGCACGCTGTAATTGTATTCACTCCGTGTCATTGTTTTATCAGTGTATTGTAAAGTAGTGGGAGAAATCAGACTGGTGGTTGATACCTAGTTATGGAGTTTACTTAAAATGGCATTAGCTAAGGCATTGCAATTCATGACCTAAACAATGGGATTGAGAAAGCAAgaccataaaaatatttagtgTTTTAGTTTGTAAATTATTCTTTGATTCTTGAAGTGGCCACCATCAATTTGTTCTATGACAtagaaaattgattttaattatgaGTGTATTGTAATCAAAAAATCTTTGACTGGCTTTCCTTTCCGAATTGTATGCTTGTTTTTAAGATAAGAACAATTAGCGGCTTAATTTCAGAAAAAATGTACATATTGAATTTGTGAAAGGAGAACGCAAAAGTTATCTCATGCATTTTTATATTACCGAGAGTGGTATTGATGCAGAACATGTTGTCACTTTATGCAAAATATAAGTTAACCCTGTTGTTTTATAGGCCGCTTTAGTCCTGCTGGAGCTGTCATATTAGAGAATCAGAAAGCATTACCAGAACAACCTTCTGTCATAAGTCAGGGGGGATCATCATCTTCATCTAGTTTGAATGGCAGAGCTACAAAGAATTCTCTAGATGATGAAATATCTCCCCCACTTCAACGTCCTTGCTCGTTTGCCATGTCTCCAGAGTTTAGCACTGGGAAAAACTCGCCTTGGAATGGTTCTTTGAGCCTAACAGAGTACAAAATTTACACAAATGATGGTCTTGCTGATGCTTCAACCCAAACAGAGGAAAATGCCGGCAGAACTATTCGAGATACTTGTACAAGAGGTGTTTCAACTAGTGATGAGACGTTAGACACTGAACCCAACGATACTCATCAAAGACAGATAATTCCTGCAAAAGGACCTGCTGATATTTCAAGAGATGTCGTTTCACCGCCTCCATCCACATCCAGTGCATCATCAAGCGGTAGGGTAAATTCTAGTGGTAGGGAGAATACCTTAGAGGCTCTCATTAGAGCTGATGCCACGAAGATCAACAACTTTAGCATTCTTGAAGAGGAGGGGTTTCGAATGCCATCCAATGTGAAACACAAGGCTTCAAATATGATAATGCAATTAATTTCTTGTGGTTCATTTTCAGTGAAAGATCACGCCTTTGGCCTAATTCCAACCTACAAGCCAAGGTTTTCAGATTCCAATTTTTCCTCCCCATCGTTCTCAACTTCATCAATGTTGGGAAATCTTGATTGCCCTGCTGAGAATTCTGGTATGAAGAGCACAAAATTGGAAGATAAAGGGTACTTTAGTGGCAGCTTTGTTGAAATGAGTAAGTACAAGGAGGGAATACCCACCCTACAACGATCTTCATCAGACAATGCTGGCAGGTCCGTTTATCGTCTCTTTTCGGCTCTACATTCTGTTGGCAATCTCACTTGTGGTGGTAGAGGGAGCAGGCAGGTGCTGTTGGTCCTCCTCACCCTACTCTTTTTTACATGTACATGGATATTTTCCCTATTGTGTATATGTCAAAATATAAGGATCTTCCACcctttccaaaataaaattgtCTAAAAAaggtttaattttaatttcgattCTAATTCTAACTCCTGCCATTGGCCAGTACCATGGGCCATGGCTGGCTTTGGAAACTTATCTTTTCTCTTGCAACCCCATGATTACTCGATCTTGTCAAGTCATGAGTTGAATGTTTTACAAAGCCTCTCTCTTATATCACATTCATCATTCACATGATGAGTTTGCTTTCGTGTCAAATGTGAGACCCTTTGCTCTATAGCTTCGTGAATCGATATGTTAGGCAGTAACAATCCCCATTCTCACAAAAACTTGTAGATTTTGTCTATGTTAATTGTTATAGAGAATATTGGGGTTATGAAATTACTGTGCAGACTTATTATAGATGTGAAATGATCTCTTGCTTCGTGGATTGTGTGGTTGGGAAGGGGGTGGTTTGAAATTCCATTTCCCTTATAAACTAACATTTGCTTAAATGCTTGTATCTTCTCTGAGACGAGTAAAATCATTTTGCAGAAATATTCAACAAATGGATCCTGTTGATTACAAGGAAGAGACGAGTTCCGTTCGTTTAAAGTGCATTCCAAGATCCATCGAGGCTTCTTTAAGTCCCCAACCAAAAGGCGAATCTATGAGATTCCCTCTTTCCGAGGTATCTAGAATCTCGTCTGATGCAACAGAAATTTCAAGAAGCATTACAACTGGAACATCCAACGAAGGGAGCAAGAGAAGCACTGAGCATCTCATGCGACAAAAGCAATCAAGGAAATCAGAATCTTGCAGAAATGAAGAGGAAAATGTGATCAAAATTGAAGAAAGTTTAGTTCCAACTTGTCTCAATCTTTCGTTCTGGCTCTCATTTTACTAGTTAAGTACTTTTTCTTATTCAAATAGCTTGagatttttccttttccttttccgcAACAGGCTTGCCTCGGGAGCTCGGGTTATAATACATTCCAAAGCATTGTACGAGGGTGAATGCAACTCTTAGATGGCATGTTTGATGATTTGGGAGGTAGAAATTTCTGCAGAGTCCGTGGAGGTTGTGTGGCTACACTATTACCCAATGGCTCTCTCCATTTGCTGTCGAATTTCTTGTGTCTGTCATCTACGAACACAGGTTACAAGCTGAGGAAAGTGGAGGATACATTTGGTTGGATCTAAGGGTTTCTAGTGGATATTTTATCTAATTGAGAAACAGTAGCTTCAGCACTTATATGTAGTTGTGCGAGTAAAATTTggattaaattgaaatgatagaTCAAGCAGATTTAGTTCAGAAAATTTACTTGATTTTTTctgtaattttgtttttgacttTGGAAATATtggtttaatttatttagaattcgttatttttataaaaaatatagattAAATCCAAATGGCCGAATTCTTCAAAAATTTtgcaaaatgatttttatatccTTAATTTGTTTTTTGAGATAATGCCTCACTAAATT
The Primulina huaijiensis isolate GDHJ02 unplaced genomic scaffold, ASM1229523v2 scaffold40277, whole genome shotgun sequence genome window above contains:
- the LOC140969223 gene encoding protein SOSEKI 3-like isoform X2 — protein: MSPEFSTGKNSPWNGSLSLTEYKIYTNDGLADASTQTEENAGRTIRDTCTRGVSTSDETLDTEPNDTHQRQIIPAKGPADISRDVVSPPPSTSSASSSGRVNSSGRENTLEALIRADATKINNFSILEEEGFRMPSNVKHKASNMIMQLISCGSFSVKDHAFGLIPTYKPRFSDSNFSSPSFSTSSMLGNLDCPAENSGMKSTKLEDKGYFSGSFVEMSKYKEGIPTLQRSSSDNAGRNIQQMDPVDYKEETSSVRLKCIPRSIEASLSPQPKGESMRFPLSEVSRISSDATEISRSITTGTSNEGSKRSTEHLMRQKQSRKSESCRNEEENVIKIEESLPRELGL
- the LOC140969223 gene encoding protein SOSEKI 3-like isoform X1 gives rise to the protein MSPEFSTGKNSPWNGSLSLTEYKIYTNDGLADASTQTEENAGRTIRDTCTRGVSTSDETLDTEPNDTHQRQIIPAKGPADISRDVVSPPPSTSSASSSGRVNSSGRENTLEALIRADATKINNFSILEEEGFRMPSNVKHKASNMIMQLISCGSFSVKDHAFGLIPTYKPRFSDSNFSSPSFSTSSMLGNLDCPAENSGMKSTKLEDKGYFSGSFVEMSKYKEGIPTLQRSSSDNAGRNIQQMDPVDYKEETSSVRLKCIPRSIEASLSPQPKGESMRFPLSEVSRISSDATEISRSITTGTSNEGSKRSTEHLMRQKQSRKSESCRNEEENVIKIEESLVPTCLNLSFWLSFY